The genomic segment gcaatcaatctgtcaatatctgaaatgtctttctttctcgttaatctcgctcttctctcttattagcattttgaatgtttctccattgttccccttatctctctcatcagcatcaatcttctgataacttggtttttcgtcacaattCTGATTCACTGCAACCAAATTTACTTTAGTGTATGAACATATTCTGATAAATTAAATTGATACAAGAGCTTTGTGCTGCACTATTTGTTGTTTACTAAATTCTGAGTTGAGGCGTCTAACATTTTGACTCTTTctctgttcccatggaagatgttcaacagaaacacaaggagactctgcgggcacaaaccGAAACACTGAgcgtgaacacgatcctgatgacgGAGAAGGTGAatgttttccagctggttgatcgatacgctgagatcacggtcatttctactattcgtgatcggagactggtggaacacGAGCTGCTGGcgagaggcagagaccacgaggagtggagaaAACAACATCTCCGCAGAGAGCTGGAAAAACTCCGGACTGATCAGTTgttccagagcagcttttcccAAAGTAAATGCAAATCTGGGAGTTCGGCAGCATTGGCTGGAGTCCCGGGGAtagggaaaacaacaatggtgcaaaagattgtttatgactgggccatggggaaaatataccagcaattccagtttgtcttcagtttcaaattcagggatttaaactccattaactgcagaataaacctgagggaactgattttggatcagtatccttactttgggaattTCCTGAGAGAGGTTTGGAAaaacccagagggattgctgtttatattcgatggcttggatgaattcaaacataaaattgattttgctgacagtcggagAGATACAGAACCTCAGCACAAGTGCCCAGATCCCGAGTGGTGGTGTGAAGTGTcggatattgtgtacagtttaatccagcacaagctgctGCCAGGGTGTTCAGTACTGGTGACCACCCGACCCACTGTGTTACATTTATTAGAAAAGGCAGAAATCAatgtctgggctgaaatcctgggatttgtcgATGAAGAATGGAAGGGATATTTCATGAGGCATTTTGAAGATAAGACGGTAGcagaagctgttttcaaacatgtggaggagaacgagatcctgtacaccatgagctacaatccctcctactgctggatcctcgctctggcactgggaCCCTTCTTCGCAAAAAGAGACAGGGACCCccagcgagttcccaagaccataACCCAACTctattcctactatatttacaacatcctgaaaaaccacggccgtgagattgagaacccccgtgacgtgttactcagggttggtcagatggccttcagaggtgTGTTTGACAAGAAGATTGTATTTACAAATGGAGATTTAATCAACTACAATCTGAAGCCTTCCCAGTTCTTGTCTGGGTTCTtaatggagcttttggagagagaggattctccCCAAtgtgtggtgtacacattcccacacctcaccatccaggagtTTGTAGCGGCACTCGCACAGTTCCTGAATCCGCATCCCGGggatatcctgaaattcctcactgaagcccacaacACAACAGATGGCCGATTTGAGGTGTgtctccgttttgttgctggcctctcctctccaatgacagctcggggcctggaggagtttctgggaCCATTTCCCCGtcaaacaacctgccgggtgattgactgggtgagggaggaggttaaacgccagagtggaaacacgaggagtgaagctggtaaaaggagcctcctgaacacactgcactacctgtttgagtctcagaattgTGGGCTGGCTCAGGCCGCACTGGAatctgtggaaacactttcattcagtagaatgacactgaccccgattgactgtgcggtcctgtctcatgtcatcggactctgtgatacaataaaacatatcGACCTAGTTGGctgccacattcagtgtgaaggaatccagcggctggtACCTGGGCTGCACAAATGCCAGGAGTTGGGGTAACTTCACTTATTTCTCAGTCTGATCTGTGAAAGTATttcattattttgttttaatgtaaagGTAAAGCAGATTATGAGTTTTTGTGACAAATTAATAGGCGATCGGTCAGTAAATCAAGAACGGGAGTGCCCTATGGTTTCGTGTATAGAGATGTTGGAGACTTCAGATGAGCGAACAATGGTCGTTGGTTTAATGGTAGTAAATCACATGAATGGCCGTGTTTCTCGCTGCATGTGACACGTCAATTGACAATGttccttctcactgttactgaCATCGACACCAacactgactgcagcaggtgTGACGGATCTGCGCACCCTCTTCCCGATGAAGTACAAGAGAGAATCAGAGGAATGTcccagtgagagggagagaaatacCCGAGATTATCCTTCCCAACCCCTCTCCCCGCGTGTGACTATCACgatcactccaacagtgtgactttgTTCACTGCCAGATACCCAACACTCATGTGGGCATCACCTCTTCCAATTgtggggttcaattctgaccaacCCTCCCCGTGCGATCTACGTCTGCATCACATCCTGTTGTGGAATCTTGCTTCCCCATCTGCCTTCCTCCTATGGGATCTCTCTTTTTCATCCCCCTTTCCTCctatgggatctctcttccccattccctttcctccTATGGGATCTGTCTTTGCCATATCCTCTTCATCTTGTGGGATGGCTCTTTACCTATCTTCCTTCATTGTGGGATCTAGCTTCCCTATCCCACTTCCTCCTCTGGGATCTATCCTCTGCATACAtttttcctcctgtgggatctctcttctccATTCTCCTTCCTCCTGTGGTAATTATCCactccatcccccttcctcctgtggcatCTGTCTTccacatcccccttcctcctgtgggatttcTTTTCTCCATTTCCCGTCCTCCCATGGAATCCCTCTTCTCCACCCCCCTCGTCCTGTGGGGATATCtctttcccatctcccttccttcTGTGGCATCTTTCTTCTCTATTCTCCTTTCTTCCCGTGGTATCTCTATTCCCCAtctcccttcctcctgtgggattacTCTGCCTATCCCTTTTGCCCTGGCGGGCTTTTCTTCCACCATCTCCCATGGACACGTTCTCATCCACAACTCTTCCTCCCTGTGGGACTTTTTCCAGCCCTCCAACGCTGCAGCTTTCTACCATCTCGTCAGGACTTTTTTTCCAAACGTCGGGGACTGAGACAGAATATAGAAAGTTTACAGAGTCACACTGACAGGCTAAATTACTAACATTcggagctgggcagtgagggacattgacagtcATGTGAATTGGtcagtgatttactgaagggtttaatgtttcctgaaataccGGGTGAAAGGAATTCCCTCAGAACCACTGTCTGAATCAAtttgttcatcaatttgtctgtttgtgtttagacttgggatgaataaactgggagattcaggagtgaaactgctgTCTGCAGCTCTGAGGAATcgagagtgtaaaatacagacactATGGTGTCAGAAAGGGATATTGCGGTTATAGTCACTGGgtatctgacactgaacattaaggtgatcagtaattgtattactgataaacactgggaatttctaccgtctcctgtctctctgtggcctttacccacactctccctttcATCCACAGGCTGAGcaatgtcggtctcacagattctggtgccaagCATCTTGCCTCCGCTCTCAGCACAAACCCTTCACTGACGAAGCTGAACCTGAATGAAAATGAACTAGGAGATTCAGgggtgaaactggtgtctgaggCTCTGACGAACTCGGAGTGtaaaatgcagaaactgtggtaagtgtaagactgtgggagattgtctttacagtcactgggtgtctgacgctgaacattaatgtgatcagaaTTGTCTTATTGGTCAACATTCGAGATTCATAGCGTCCACTGTCTCTcggtgtccttcaccctcactctctctcatctccaggttgTACAAGGTCGGTCTCACTGATGCTGGTGTCGatgatctcgtctccgctctcagtgcAACCCAATCACTGGCAGAGCTGGATCTGGGATCAAACTCGCTCACAGACCAATCTGTCCCCGCTCTTCGCCGCCTCATACTGGCCCTCCCGAATCTGGAGCGGATCTGGTGAGTGATTGTGTTCATATTCAATGTCataaaatatcagcggatccGCCGGGTTTCCGCTTGTGTTTGTCTGTGAATGTTGTTGAAACATTAACCCTAGTCCTCtgttgctgacactgttgtgtaatTTGTTATTTCCTCTTCATTCTTCCATCTGTTTCAGGCTGTGGGACAATCGGATCAGTTGGACCGGGGAAGAGGAACTGAAGtctctgcaggaactcagatCCGGACTGAGTCTGATACtgtgaacatctgaatgtgtgCACATCCCCACCCACAGTTTGACAGACTCTCCGCCCACCCCCTCCCCCGCGCCTTTAATGGACCGTGACAGATTTAATTCCCAAAGTTTCTGACGGACCCCGTCTCCAGCAGCGCGCACTGTGACGTCAGAGTCAGTTCCAGAGACGTAATTCCACCTCCGGATCAGCGGAACTGCCTCCGATGTATGTTCAGTCCGGAGAGCACCCCCAAGTGATGCCCTGGGTAATTACACAGGCAGTAAGAGCCCGGAGGCAGTGCTCATGGGACACCAGTCCCGGGATGGGGTAATCCGGGGAGTGAATCCTTTTGCCCACTTTGCTGAGGACGGTACATTCCGCAGTGTGGCCGAAATAATAATGTTAAATTGACAAATACCCACAACCTCAAATTGAAAAACAAACTGTACCTCACATGTCCTTTAGAATTATCCCCAACTGATCTTaaattcatggccccttctactgGAAATTTCAACCCTGaagaaaagatactgtctgtcttgtATATCTGTGCCGCTCATAAACTTAGAAACATCAATCAGATCTACTCTCAGCCTCCTCCGCTCTAGTAAATAAAAACAGTCGCTGTTCGTCTAAACTCCAGTCGTcgcgcatgctctctaatccaggtagcacccTGGTTAATATTTTCAGCAGCCTCTACAAAGActcgacatccttcctctagtggggCCACCAGAGTAAATGCATTACTCTGGGTGCGACCACACTTTGTTAAGCTCTCcacctttcttgtaataccacgaGCATTTATCTTATtcagcagccttatgtgcagcaccttatcaaatgccttctgaaaatccaaataaacaatatccattaactctcctttgtctgtatttgctgttatttcctcaaaaattgcatcaggaaagagagatttccctctcaaccacaatCTCCTGTCTTatcaccatatcctttcatgctctgactaatcaagattctgtcaacctctgccttaaatataacagATCACCTGTCCTCCTtagacatctgtggcaaagaatttcacatatTCTCCACGTTCTGAGTAAACATATTCCTCCTCATCGTTCTAAGTTGACCTCCTTCAGCCCCCTCTATTAGGAGGCTGTGTTTTCTGGTCTCAGACCTCTTCCATCCACCTCCATAtcatgagaaacatcctctctacatccactctatcaaagccgttcaatattcgataggtttcattgaagATCCCaatcatccttttaaattccagtgattagCTTCCCAAAGCACCAAAACCTCCTCCTATGACAAGCCTTTCCATTCCGGAATCATTTTTGGGAATCAGTAAATGAAACAGTGTAACTTGGCAAACACCATGCCTGTTCCCTCAAACTCTCAGGGAGACTCTCTCTGTCTGGTTAGAATCACTGAGCATAGCAGTAACAGTGTAAATAAGTGGAGAGGACTTTGGAGGTCATTCTTGAGTGGGAGATATTAGTGGCCAGTGTTGGAGTATTTAAGTTAAGGATAACAGAATGACATGGTggaatagtggttagcataagctTTAAGATTGTGTTTCAATTCCGGCCACTGTCCGAAAGGAGCCTGCACACTTTCGCTGTGGGAGCTTCCTCTggctgccctggtttcctcccacattccaaagatgcacaggtagggttactgagttgtggatatgctgtgttggcaccgaatgcatggcaacacttgcgaacTGCCACGGCACCTCTCCAACGCAAACAACGTGTTTCCCTATATGtgtcaatgcacatgtgacaaatacggCTGCTATAGTCATTGTTTTCTCTGTGGGGGCTAAGGGCACAGGAAATGCATACACTCGCCCGAGTCCCAACTCCCTCTGTCACCTCAGTCTTGTTTGTCACTATTACTCAAAGCTCTCACGTGGCTTCTCACCTGATGTTGTCTCTGTCTCTGATACAGGGAGTCGATCGATCACAGTCTATCAGCTTCCTCTAACACACCGGACATTAGTAAGGCTGTGGGCTCTGACAAATTAAACTTTAATGCACAACGAGTGTTGAAGAGCATCCACGTGATGTACCAAAAAGAGATCAAAAATTGATCACTTCTGGAAGTAAACTTCTTTATATTGAGCCTCAGCAGATGGGCAAGATCTTAAATCAATATTTATCCTGCTTTTTTTTCATtgtagagaatgatgcaaaacttAAAATAGTCAATGCAAATGGTTTTGTGATAGTCTACATCATAGCAGAGGAGGTGCTAAATATCTCAAAATGTATTGAGAAATCTCCAGGCCAACAGCACTGttggaatggagggaaatgggagagaaCTGGCTGAGATGTATGCATCACTAAAACAGGTGATGTGGAAAACAGTGAACATGGTATCGGGACTTGCAGAGAGATCTTGATCATCTCTTGATGTGATCaaatgaatggcagatggagtataattcAGATTAGTATGTTATTTCATTTCGTCAATAATTGAGAATAGGACTTCCAGGaggctgaggaggtgatagataggacatagagtcacaggaaagtatagcacagaaacaggctgttcaccccattgagtccatgctgaaccacttGAAGTGCCCACTGCCATCaacctgtactgggaccatagccatccatacacATACCATCTGTGTACTGATTCGAACTTCTCTGAAACGTTGAATCGAGTtcatatgcaccacttgtgctggcagcttattccacacgcatgcaaccctctgagtgaagaaagttTCCCTCGTGTTCCCCTGGACATTTTCACCACTCACCATTAACCTAAGACCTCAATTGtaatctcacccagcctcagtgaaaGAAGCCTGCCGGTATTTatgctatctatacctctcataatgctGTATACCtgtatcaggtctcctctcaatcttctacgtcccaaggaataaagtcctaacctagtcaatcTTTCTTTCTAATTTAGatcctccagatccagcaacagCCCTGTAGATTGtctccgtactctttcaaccttgcttacatCTCTCCTACAGGTCAGGTGATCAAAGTTGCACACAATACTATAAGCCAggcttacacaacttcaacacaacaatactttgatttatgaaggcccatCTGCCGTTGTATTCCCAGATTATTTTGCTCTACCACAATCACCAGTGCTCTATTGTTCACTGTGTGAAACCTACCCTTGTGAGGACTTCAGGGTTACATACCTTCTGCCTGATAGTATctgtgaaaagatggcatggtCTTGATGTTTGATGATAGACGTTGCCTTCTTGAGTAGCACCTCATGTAGAAACTAGTgacagtggggaggggtgtgtctgtaatgtattgatctgaGTCATCCACTCTCCCCAGCTCCTTACATTCCTGAACATTCATACTGCCTTGTACAACTTTATTTTTGGACCATTCTCTCTCAACTCGAGCAATTGTTGTCCACGAAAATCCCAGCACGTCAGCAGTtttggagatgctcagactgccccatgtggcaccaacaattatttcacTGTCATACTCTTTGAtcactttcttccccattctgatgtttggtctgaaccttttgaccatgtttgcaggcacttttgcattgagttgctgactcAAAATTTGCtgtttaaatatttgcattaacaagcagatgtacaggtctacctaataaagtggcaaatgaataTGTGAAAAAACAGGACACTACGAGCATATTGTTTGAACAACATTACAAATGTGAAGAATACaatgtactgtatattttttgTGAATAAATTTTGCATGTCAAGTTTTAGAAAAAAATCTAAACATAGAAAATTCGAGATGAACATATTACAGAGAGATTGAAGTGTTATTGCGAATAAAATAATATCAAGTGAACATGAAGCTGCAGCAAACAATCAGGAAGGTAAAGGACATTTTGTCATCATTGTGAGGGGTTAGAGTTTAGAGGACTACTATTACACAAAAGAGGGTGTGTGACATCACCTGGAATATTATGTCCAGCCTTGGTACCATTATTTAAACAAAAGTAGAGACCAGCATTGAAGGTTGATGAGAAGAGATCCACTCAGCTGAATCCTGGGATGAGGAGGTTGTCCTTCCCTGAGGAGCTAAAAGCTTTAGACCTGTGCAGTTTGGAATTTAGagtaatgaggggtgatcttactgAAATTTGGAAGGTCCAGAGGGAGATAATAGTGTAGATGTTGAGAAGTTCCCAGGGGTGGGTATGACTCAAATAAGGTGGATGTGGTAACAAGTTGTGTGGTCATTTATAAGTGATGTACATTGGTATTTCTTCTCACTGTGTTAAATCCAGAATCTTAAACACTGGGGTTATGGAATGAAATGGATCAATCTGTGAAGGAATGGAGATTTGAGAGCTTTGTGGAGCTGGTTCAGGAGAGGAGGTGAGGCCAGGGACAAATCACCCAGATCGATTTGAGAAGTGGGTCAGGGTTGAGGAGCCCAGTGACCCAGTCAAGCTCCTGATCTGTTGTGTGTTCCCGTGTGGAGGTGCGGGTGTTTCATGATGTACTTCAAGAGCAGAGGGACGCAATGGACAGTGTTGTAGAATTTAAATCACAATAATAGTGACAGGGATGGGACAGCAGTGATAACTCAGTGGAGAGTAAGACCCGAGGAAGTCTTCACCCTCCAGGTCTCAGCTCCACCTCTCACCTCAGCCTGGTTTCCATCTGTTGTTCAGTGTTCCCCTGTGGCACCTCACCAGATGTTGCCTCTGTCACTGACAAGAGTCCATCACTCTCGGTCTGATACCTTCCTGTAATAGACCCGTCATTAGTAAAATCTGACCAGTGGAACTCTGCCCACCTTAGATGCTCAGGTCCATCTCTCACCCTGAGGGAGTTCACTCAGTCTGGCCTCTTGCTAATGAAATACCCTCCCTCTACCTCAGGACCTCCTTTAATTACCATGATGGACAATGTAGAGGGTGCTTTACTCTGTCTGGCCACGGGAATGTGagatgggagagtgtggagggagcttcactataTATCTAATTGTGGGAGTGTGCGATGGTATTGTGTAGAGGcagattcactgtgtctgacaGCGATATTGTGTGATGGGACCTGCAGAAAcagcttcactgtgtctgaccccaggattgtgtgatgggatatTGTGCAGGGAGCTGTTCTCCTTGTCTAatccctaggagtgtgtgattcgacattgcagagggagcttcactgcgtGTCTGTTtccgggcgtgtgtgatgggaccgtgtagaAGTAGGAGCTCCCAAACTGGGTCCAGGTTCCCtcagttaatgggagaggtccatggcagagaaaagctgggaacgcaaacacgaggaaatctgcagatgctgtaatttcaagcaacacacagaaaagttgctggtgaacgcagcaggcgggacagcatctctaggaagagatacagtcgacgtttcgggccaagacgccTGATATAGGGAGCTTCACTGTCTGAGTGCGGGAGTGTGAACAGAGGGGACTTTACTGTCACTGATGTGGAACCCAGCAGAGGGAGGGAAGACCCGGacacccattcacccacagaGGGACGGGGACAGGGGATCAACATCAATTGCCCTGTCTCCCAGTCACCTCTCCCCTCTGCTGAGCTCCGAGATCTCTCCGTCATTGATCGGGGAGCCCCGCCCACCGCGCGATCATCGCGCTCCGCCCTCCGCCCTCACCGTTAGTTCCTGACCGCGCGAGCTCCAATCGCTCTCTAGCATTGGCCCATGGCTCCGCCCACAGCGCGAGTTTTAAACTCGCTCCAGCATTGGTCAATACCCCCGCCCTTAGCGCGAACTCCAATCTCCCTCCACCATTGGTCAATAACACCGCCTACGGCGCGAATTCCAATCGCACTCTACCATTGGTCAATAACCCCGCCTACGGCACGAGCTCCAATCTCCCTCCACCATTGGTCAATAACACCGCCTACGGCGCGAATTCCAATCGCACTCTACCATTGGTCAATAACCCCGCCTACGGCACGAGCTCCAATCTCTCTCCACCATTGGTCAGTGGCTCCGTACAAGGCGCGAGCTCCAATCGCTCTCCCCCATTGGTCGAGAATTCCTGTCGGTTGCGCGAGCTCCGCTCTGCGCTTTTCATCCGTCTGGAAAACTCCGCTCAGTCTGACCGAGTCCGAGCAgcttctgaggtgagggagtgtccggtgtttagtgagggtctcgggggagggagagagtctgaggtgagggagtgtcctgtgtttagtgagggtctcgggggagggagagagtctgaggtgagggagtgtccggtgtttagtgagggtctcgggggagggagagagtctgaggtgagggagtgtccggtgtttagtgaggggctcgcggtgagagagagagtctgaggggagggagtgtccggtgtttagtgagggtctcgggggagaaagagtctgaggtgagggagtgtctggtgtttagtgagggtctcgggggagggagagagtctgagcagagggagtgtccggtgtgtagtgagggtctcggggggagggagagagtctgaggtgagggagtatccagtgtttagtgagggtctcgggggagggaaagagtctgaggtgagggagtgtccggtgtgtagtgagcgtctcgggggagggagagagtctgaggtgagggagtgtctggtgtttagtgagggtctcgggggagggagagagtctgaggtgagggagtgtcctgtgtttagtgagggtctcgggggagggagagagtctgaggtgagggagtgtctggtgtttagtgagggtctcgggggagggagagagtctgaggtgagggagtgtccggtgtttagtgagggtctcgggggagggagagagtctgaggtgagggagtgtccggtgtttagtgaggggcttgcggtgagagagagagtctgaggggagggagtgtccggtgtttagtgagggtctcgggggagaaagagtctgaggtgagggagtgtctggtgtttagtgagggtctcgggggagggagagagtctgagcagagggagtgtccggtgtgtagtgagggtctcggggggagggagagagtctgaggtgagggagtatcCAGTGTTTAGTGGGAGGgaaagagtctgaggtgagggagtgtccggtgtgtagtgagcgtctcgggggagggagagagtctgaggtgagggagtgtctggtgtttagtgagggtctcgggggagggagagagtctgaggtgaggcagtgtctggtgtttagtgagggtctcgggggagggagagagtctgaggtgagggagtgtctggtgtttagtgagggtctctggggagggagagagtctgaggtgagggagtgtccggtgtgtagtgagggtctcgggagagggagagtgtctgaggtgagggagtgtccggtgtttagtgagggtctcgggggagggagagagtctgaggtgagggagtgtctggtgtttagtgagggtctctggggagggagagagtctgaggtgagggagtgtccggtgtttagtgagggtctcgggggagggagagagtctgaggtgagggagtgtccggtgtgtagtgagggtctcgggggagggagagagtctgaggtgagggagtgtccggtgtttagtgagggtctcgggggagggagagagtctgaggtgagggagtgtccggtgtgtagtgagggtctcgggggagggagagagtctgaggggagggagtgaccggtgtgtagtgagggtctcaggggggaagcagagagtctgaggtgagggagtgtccggtgtttagtgagggtctcgggggagggagagagtctgaggtgagggagtgtccggtgtgtagtgagggtctcgggggagggagagagtctgaggtgagggagtgtccggtgtttagtgagggtctcgggggagggagagagtctgaggtgagggagtgtccggtgtttagtgagggtctcgggggagggagagggtctgaggtgagggagtgtccggtgtgtagtgagggtctcggggggagggagaatgtctgaggtgagggagtgtccggtgtttagtgagggtctcggaggatggagagagtctgaggggagggagtgtccggtgtttagtgagggtctcgggggagggagagagtctgaggtgagggagtgtccggtgtttagtgagggtctctggggagggagagagtctgaggtgagggagtgtccggtgtgtagtgagggtctcgggggagggagagtgtctgaggtgagggagtatccggtgtttagtgagggtctcgggggagggagagagtctgaggtgagggagtgtccagtgtttagtgagggtctcgggggagggagagagtctgaggtgagggagtgtctggtgtttagtgagggtctcgggggagggagagagtctgaggtgagggagtgtccggtgtttagtgagggtctcgggggagggagagagtctgaggtgagggagtgtccggtgtgtagtgagggtctcgggggagggagagagtctgaggggagggagtgtctggtgtgtagtgagggtctcaggggggaagcagagagtctgaggtgagggagtgtccggtgtttagtgagggtctcgggggagggagagagtctgaggtgagggagtgtccggtgtttagtgagggtctagggggtgggagagagtctgaggtgagggagtgtccggtgtttagtgagggtatcgggggagggagagagtctgaggtgagggagtgtccggtgtttagtgagggtctcgggggagggagagggtctgaggtgagggagtgtccggtgtgtagtgagggtctcggggggagggagaatgtctgaggtgagggagtgtccggtgtttagtgagggtctcggaggatggagagagtctgaggtgagggagtgtccggtgtttagtgagggtctc from the Mobula birostris isolate sMobBir1 chromosome 13, sMobBir1.hap1, whole genome shotgun sequence genome contains:
- the LOC140207518 gene encoding NACHT, LRR and PYD domains-containing protein 3-like, which gives rise to MSLALTFENQFSEEEHRKISDLADKGELVDGSKLLLSLVIERGSRARRVMWESLVKMRNGVPKLDKILKEIQEYGCAPYERSDPAQGLREIPSELKDVQQKHKETLRAQTETLSVNTILMTEKVNVFQLVDRYAEITVISTIRDRRLVEHELLARGRDHEEWRKQHLRRELEKLRTDQLFQSSFSQSKCKSGSSAALAGVPGIGKTTMVQKIVYDWAMGKIYQQFQFVFSFKFRDLNSINCRINLRELILDQYPYFGNFLREVWKNPEGLLFIFDGLDEFKHKIDFADSRRDTEPQHKCPDPEWWCEVSDIVYSLIQHKLLPGCSVLVTTRPTVLHLLEKAEINVWAEILGFVDEEWKGYFMRHFEDKTVAEAVFKHVEENEILYTMSYNPSYCWILALALGPFFAKRDRDPQRVPKTITQLYSYYIYNILKNHGREIENPRDVLLRVGQMAFRGVFDKKIVFTNGDLINYNLKPSQFLSGFLMELLEREDSPQCVVYTFPHLTIQEFVAALAQFLNPHPGDILKFLTEAHNTTDGRFEVCLRFVAGLSSPMTARGLEEFLGPFPRQTTCRVIDWVREEVKRQSGNTRSEAGKRSLLNTLHYLFESQNCGLAQAALESVETLSFSRMTLTPIDCAVLSHVIGLCDTIKHIDLVGCHIQCEGIQRLVPGLHKCQELGLSNVGLTDSGAKHLASALSTNPSLTKLNLNENELGDSGVKLVSEALTNSECKMQKLWLYKVGLTDAGVDDLVSALSATQSLAELDLGSNSLTDQSVPALRRLILALPNLERIWLWDNRISWTGEEELKSLQELRSGLSLIL